Proteins found in one Mycoplasmopsis bovigenitalium genomic segment:
- the rpoE gene encoding DNA-directed RNA polymerase subunit delta, translating to MKTMLDIVSEFAYEQCQNNVFIDFYVLFDKVELELKTKWQIEADEKNKEYSEIRINKLGELYRLLTVDSNFIRNDKGEWSIRPGFKVK from the coding sequence ATGAAAACAATGCTTGATATAGTTTCAGAGTTTGCTTATGAACAATGCCAAAATAACGTATTCATTGATTTTTATGTTCTATTTGACAAAGTCGAATTAGAATTAAAAACAAAATGACAAATTGAGGCCGATGAAAAAAATAAAGAATATTCAGAAATTAGAATCAATAAATTAGGTGAATTATATAGACTACTAACAGTTGATTCAAATTTCATTAGAAACGACAAAGGTGAATGATCAATAAGACCAGGTTTCAAGGTTAAATAA
- a CDS encoding S41 family peptidase, whose protein sequence is MSKKIKSFIASVISLILPTTLLSSSCVTNISNKINNFKNLNKDNKNTPNHEVSNPGTSPKKTIPITPIQNPPKKSIPPIDKTIENTLNFIGDKPFYNINSDTNIEDQKTTFKTYIHKKTNDVYINLNEVIEKIGFLFNGNKIQYKKNSITKKIADIDLGNNNELFKFDEDTNEIIFTSSSAFKLNPSNFQWFKYNDIRYNETKFLRTKNKYNTHNKLKLGDYQMEIIIDNQQIYLPFWAFNLMFISNQYYNIQFNGKSFIGLNYQTSRQVIAGRHRLDPDFLNTMDAYYNNSLELKYSRINNLNYLAFLFDNYFGLAQNLYKSKQVKNFYGLVESYNLKNRLLSTSKSEYVSAYDELWNNILNDPHSRIISKSYDWKYWDVHRSQNISQKNKEMLDNRQKLMVARFEAKNPENHNHNLINKITHVYKDTARIVLDNFEDIAALSGSNIEKWKYNSFARMKAAMDRIKEDDPNNQVKNIILDLSLNGGGSSLELQKTLGFINNKDISLIIHDKLSSEYTYLNYNVDTNNDKLYNEKDGFSEYKWYVLVGVNTFSAANLFAHVVKQENIATVIGQKTGGGMFSVLPTILPDGTNVDISSTLAWTGKPNREVRTSEDLPFTDQGIEPDFYVDYKNFTKHDILNYLIKKENNG, encoded by the coding sequence ATGTCAAAAAAAATAAAATCATTCATTGCTTCTGTCATTTCGTTAATTTTGCCTACAACACTTCTAAGCAGTTCTTGTGTAACCAACATCTCAAACAAAATTAACAACTTCAAAAATCTAAATAAAGATAACAAAAACACACCAAATCACGAGGTTAGCAATCCAGGCACATCGCCTAAAAAAACAATCCCAATAACCCCAATACAAAATCCACCCAAAAAATCTATTCCGCCAATTGATAAAACAATAGAAAACACATTAAATTTTATTGGTGATAAACCATTTTATAATATAAATTCAGACACTAATATTGAAGACCAAAAAACAACATTTAAAACATATATTCACAAAAAAACCAATGATGTTTATATTAATTTAAATGAAGTTATTGAAAAAATAGGCTTTTTGTTCAATGGAAATAAAATTCAATATAAAAAGAATAGTATCACCAAAAAAATTGCTGATATTGATTTAGGCAATAACAATGAATTGTTCAAGTTTGATGAAGATACAAACGAAATTATTTTTACTTCTTCAAGTGCTTTTAAATTAAATCCGTCAAATTTTCAATGATTTAAATACAATGATATTCGCTATAATGAAACAAAATTTTTGCGAACAAAAAATAAATATAATACCCATAATAAGTTAAAACTTGGTGACTACCAAATGGAAATTATTATTGACAATCAACAAATTTATTTACCATTTTGAGCTTTCAACTTAATGTTTATTTCAAATCAATACTACAACATACAATTTAACGGAAAAAGTTTTATTGGTCTAAATTATCAAACTTCTAGACAGGTTATAGCCGGTCGTCACCGTCTTGATCCAGATTTTTTAAATACAATGGATGCATATTACAATAACTCATTAGAATTAAAATATTCTAGAATTAATAATTTAAATTATTTAGCCTTTTTATTTGATAATTATTTTGGATTAGCCCAAAATTTATATAAATCTAAACAAGTGAAAAATTTTTATGGTTTAGTTGAATCATATAACCTTAAAAATCGATTATTATCAACCTCTAAATCAGAATATGTTTCTGCATACGATGAACTTTGAAATAACATTTTAAATGACCCTCACTCTAGAATTATTAGTAAATCATACGATTGAAAATATTGAGACGTTCACAGGTCGCAGAACATTTCACAGAAAAACAAAGAAATGCTTGATAATAGACAAAAACTAATGGTTGCTCGATTTGAAGCAAAAAATCCAGAAAACCACAACCATAATTTAATTAATAAAATAACGCACGTTTACAAAGACACAGCTAGAATTGTTTTGGATAATTTTGAAGATATAGCTGCATTGTCTGGAAGTAATATTGAAAAATGAAAATACAATTCATTCGCGAGAATGAAGGCAGCTATGGACCGCATTAAAGAAGATGATCCAAATAACCAAGTTAAAAATATTATTTTAGATTTATCTTTAAATGGTGGAGGTTCATCCTTGGAGCTTCAAAAAACACTTGGATTTATAAATAATAAAGATATATCATTAATCATTCATGACAAATTAAGCAGTGAATATACTTACCTAAACTACAATGTTGATACAAATAATGATAAATTGTACAATGAAAAAGATGGTTTTTCAGAGTACAAATGATATGTTTTGGTCGGGGTTAACACCTTCAGTGCCGCCAATTTATTTGCACACGTTGTAAAACAAGAAAACATTGCCACTGTCATTGGCCAAAAAACAGGTGGTGGAATGTTTTCTGTTTTGCCAACAATTCTTCCTGACGGAACAAATGTTGATATTTCAAGTACTCTAGCTTGAACCGGAAAGCCCAATAGAGAAGTACGCACATCAGAAGACCTACCATTTACAGATCAAGGAATTGAGCCCGATTTTTATGTTGATTACAAAAACTTTACAAAACACGATATATTGAATTATCTAATTAAAAAGGAAAATAATGGTTAA
- a CDS encoding ECF transporter S component (in some Mycoplasma, this protein is fused to aspartyl/glutamyl-tRNA amidotransferase subunit C domain), with the protein MNPVKTDKDFKMFSRWSIRRITFIGMLIAISVSFFLVVVQLMPFLSLPSYKISIIGLPIKIAGFIFGPVVGGFVGLVSELISYALVPTYFDKFFILAAVLDGVIPGIISWLFFRLIRFSYGGKFTDGVYAEKIYKLFKKLDKLRLNPIENEKIIQKIEDKIILLNNYRFGSKLHKTSKRNLLNINMIVCLLIILFIIVAVVSYIGFHVDEAVIQRGVIPNRWLLLAIMLSGYVLMMLFIIAARFKLRRQLYLVIVPIVVFSAVLETFNVPILALAEQNSLENGKHVGSIFVYMFQHIVTSPVKIWGNMFIIFFTYQIISPLIYKNHEITY; encoded by the coding sequence ATGAATCCAGTCAAAACTGATAAAGATTTTAAAATGTTTTCGAGATGGTCAATTAGGCGTATCACTTTTATTGGTATGTTGATTGCTATTTCAGTGTCTTTCTTTTTGGTTGTTGTGCAACTAATGCCTTTTTTGTCTTTACCTTCATACAAAATTAGCATTATTGGTTTGCCAATTAAAATTGCAGGATTTATATTTGGCCCAGTTGTTGGTGGGTTTGTTGGTTTGGTTTCTGAACTTATTTCTTATGCTTTAGTTCCAACATACTTTGATAAGTTCTTTATTTTAGCCGCTGTTCTGGATGGGGTAATTCCAGGCATAATAAGTTGATTATTTTTTAGACTTATTCGCTTCAGCTATGGGGGCAAATTCACTGATGGTGTTTATGCTGAAAAAATATATAAATTATTTAAAAAACTTGACAAATTGCGCTTAAATCCCATTGAAAACGAAAAAATCATTCAAAAAATTGAAGATAAAATAATCCTTCTAAATAATTATAGATTTGGTAGTAAATTACACAAAACATCAAAAAGAAATCTATTAAATATCAATATGATTGTATGCTTGTTAATAATATTATTCATTATTGTTGCTGTTGTAAGTTATATTGGTTTCCATGTTGATGAAGCAGTCATTCAAAGAGGTGTTATTCCAAATCGTTGATTATTGCTTGCAATAATGCTTTCTGGTTATGTTTTAATGATGTTATTCATTATTGCTGCTCGCTTTAAGTTGAGAAGACAACTTTATTTAGTTATTGTGCCAATTGTTGTTTTTTCAGCAGTGTTAGAGACATTTAATGTACCAATTTTAGCTTTAGCTGAACAAAATAGCCTTGAAAATGGTAAACATGTAGGTTCGATATTTGTTTACATGTTTCAACACATAGTTACAAGCCCTGTTAAAATTTGAGGAAATATGTTTATAATTTTCTTTACTTATCAAATAATATCGCCATTAATTTATAAAAATCATGAAATAACATACTAA
- a CDS encoding nucleoside/nucleotide kinase family protein: MIAVIGKIGVGKTTFLKNLGIDNSKIFFADEYVAKNYLLGSKLCQKISEEIGDFLLDENGVSKTKIKEWIGQNINNLERLEKIVYQEIFTTLKNGKYELAELPNLSNKYCDFLSLISVVLCLSNNPKKRQKNLVKRNVDKSTILLIDAKNDPKSIKKSLFSLKPIVDIYINNCESLEQNQKILKLVKSIL; the protein is encoded by the coding sequence ATGATTGCGGTGATAGGGAAAATTGGGGTAGGCAAAACTACTTTTTTAAAAAATTTAGGTATTGATAATTCAAAAATATTTTTTGCTGACGAATATGTGGCAAAAAATTATTTATTAGGTTCAAAATTATGTCAAAAAATCAGTGAAGAAATAGGTGATTTTTTGCTTGATGAAAATGGTGTTTCAAAAACAAAAATTAAAGAGTGAATTGGCCAAAATATTAATAATTTAGAACGATTAGAAAAAATCGTTTATCAAGAAATTTTTACAACTCTAAAAAATGGGAAATATGAGTTAGCTGAACTACCTAATTTAAGTAATAAATATTGTGATTTTTTGTCTTTGATTTCTGTTGTTTTGTGCTTGTCAAATAACCCTAAAAAAAGGCAAAAAAATCTAGTTAAACGAAATGTGGATAAGTCAACAATCCTGCTAATAGATGCAAAAAACGATCCAAAATCAATCAAAAAATCACTTTTTAGTTTAAAGCCGATTGTGGATATTTATATTAATAACTGCGAAAGTTTAGAACAAAATCAAAAAATTTTAAAATTAGTTAAATCAATTTTATAA
- the fba gene encoding class II fructose-1,6-bisphosphate aldolase, whose protein sequence is MTKLVNATNLIKKAYQEKYAVPHININNLEWAKTTLLAAEEMQSPLIIGVSEGAIKYMGGYKTVANMVNGLIDDLNISIPVALHLDHGTKQGCYKAVEAGFSSIMFDGSSLEFDENYSITKELVNYCQHLGISVEAEVGSIGGEEDGIISDGELADPKQVKQMVDLGISMLAAGFGNIHGPYPKSWKSLNFERLSELSQCGIGLVMHGGSGVPMDQVKKAISLGVAKINVNTELQQSFHKATRAFILSNKDLEGKNFDPRKLLKNGVEAMRQTVIEKIIEFGSKNKA, encoded by the coding sequence ATGACAAAATTAGTTAATGCTACAAACTTAATTAAAAAAGCTTACCAAGAAAAATATGCAGTTCCACATATCAACATAAACAATCTAGAGTGAGCAAAAACAACATTATTGGCGGCCGAAGAAATGCAATCTCCACTAATAATTGGTGTTAGCGAGGGAGCTATTAAATATATGGGCGGCTACAAAACTGTTGCAAATATGGTTAATGGCTTAATTGATGATTTAAATATTTCAATTCCAGTTGCACTACATTTAGACCATGGAACAAAACAAGGTTGTTACAAGGCGGTTGAAGCAGGATTCAGTTCAATTATGTTTGATGGCTCAAGTCTAGAATTTGACGAAAACTATTCAATAACAAAAGAATTGGTAAATTATTGCCAACATTTAGGCATCAGTGTGGAAGCCGAAGTTGGATCTATTGGCGGAGAAGAAGACGGTATTATAAGCGATGGCGAGTTAGCAGATCCAAAACAAGTTAAACAAATGGTTGACTTAGGTATTTCAATGCTTGCTGCTGGATTCGGAAATATTCATGGTCCTTATCCAAAATCTTGAAAATCATTGAATTTCGAACGCTTATCTGAATTGAGCCAATGTGGAATCGGTTTAGTAATGCATGGCGGTTCAGGTGTGCCAATGGACCAAGTTAAAAAGGCTATATCACTAGGTGTTGCAAAAATTAACGTAAACACAGAATTGCAACAATCATTTCACAAAGCAACAAGAGCTTTTATCCTATCCAATAAAGATCTTGAAGGCAAAAACTTTGATCCACGTAAATTATTAAAAAATGGAGTTGAAGCAATGAGACAGACCGTTATTGAAAAAATCATTGAATTTGGTTCAAAAAACAAAGCATAG
- the rlmD gene encoding 23S rRNA (uracil(1939)-C(5))-methyltransferase RlmD, protein MNFQNEILLNIKIENLSYEGLGTYRNEDNFPYFIENALPGEIVDIQIKKKNSRFAFCKVIKYHKFSPQRNFNANDKLMQSGSASIAMLNYDDQLKFKQDYVKFLFKRNIHFDDIKNILENPSPWEYRNKLTVFVNFIDNKIVLGLYEKNTHNIIEQDNYDLALKPIQLIFEWISKNINNYPLIKKQVKFIESITVRHSNFSNQSLVIINSSNLVDIPHEFINDLINSNTSVVNIIQNMKNNTKISSEKYLNNSTFIIDQIGEFQYKINWNSFFQVNNYQVNNLYNLLLNNLNLKPNSIVIDAYSGIGSISLKLAKASKFVYGLEIIKEAVDNAVENAKLNIIDNVKFICGDVNKTIKNINKNVDVIVVDPPRSGISDVFMKSIIEIAPKTIGYISCDVKTMCRDIAILMQEGYQLNFLQPCDMFSQTHHIECVGILNKVAS, encoded by the coding sequence ATGAATTTTCAGAATGAAATTTTACTTAACATTAAAATAGAAAACTTATCATATGAAGGACTAGGAACTTATCGTAATGAAGATAATTTTCCTTATTTTATTGAAAATGCACTTCCTGGCGAAATAGTTGATATTCAAATTAAAAAGAAAAATTCAAGATTTGCCTTTTGCAAAGTTATAAAGTACCATAAATTTTCTCCACAAAGAAACTTTAATGCTAATGATAAATTGATGCAATCTGGTTCAGCGTCAATTGCGATGCTTAATTATGATGACCAATTAAAATTTAAGCAAGACTACGTTAAATTTCTTTTTAAAAGAAACATTCATTTTGATGATATTAAAAATATTTTAGAGAATCCAAGCCCTTGAGAGTATAGAAATAAACTAACTGTTTTCGTTAATTTTATCGATAACAAAATAGTTTTAGGATTATATGAAAAAAATACGCATAATATCATTGAACAAGATAATTATGATCTAGCATTAAAGCCAATTCAATTGATTTTTGAATGAATTAGTAAAAATATTAATAATTATCCGTTAATAAAAAAACAAGTTAAATTCATTGAAAGTATAACAGTTAGACATTCGAATTTTTCTAATCAATCATTAGTAATTATTAACTCATCTAATTTAGTTGATATTCCCCACGAATTTATTAATGATTTGATAAATAGTAATACTAGTGTTGTGAATATTATCCAGAACATGAAAAACAATACAAAAATTTCAAGCGAAAAATATTTAAATAATTCAACTTTTATCATTGACCAAATTGGCGAATTTCAATATAAAATCAATTGAAATAGTTTTTTCCAAGTTAATAATTATCAAGTTAATAATTTATATAACTTGTTGTTAAATAATTTAAATCTTAAACCCAACAGCATCGTTATTGATGCATATTCTGGTATAGGTTCAATAAGTTTAAAACTGGCCAAAGCATCTAAGTTTGTGTATGGATTAGAAATAATAAAAGAAGCAGTGGATAATGCTGTTGAAAATGCCAAATTAAATATTATCGATAATGTCAAATTTATTTGTGGCGACGTCAATAAAACAATAAAAAACATCAACAAAAATGTTGATGTAATTGTTGTTGATCCCCCTAGGTCTGGAATAAGTGATGTTTTTATGAAGTCTATAATAGAAATAGCCCCAAAAACAATCGGATATATTTCTTGTGATGTTAAGACAATGTGTCGGGATATAGCAATACTTATGCAAGAAGGATATCAGTTAAACTTTCTTCAGCCCTGCGATATGTTCAGTCAAACTCACCATATTGAGTGTGTAGGTATTTTGAATAAAGTTGCTAGTTAA
- a CDS encoding YigZ family protein, with translation MELEYFEEKKSKFYSICIKVENKEQVKDFAAKLWLEHKKARHICYGYVFYENQIQNAGCDDNGEPKHTAGKPIRDLLLKTNSRNLAIFVVRYFGGIKLGAGGISRAYLKSAMIALKKFNGE, from the coding sequence ATGGAACTTGAATATTTTGAAGAGAAAAAATCAAAATTTTACAGTATTTGCATAAAAGTTGAAAACAAAGAACAAGTTAAAGATTTCGCTGCAAAATTGTGATTAGAACATAAAAAAGCTCGACACATTTGTTATGGTTATGTTTTTTATGAAAATCAAATTCAAAACGCAGGTTGTGATGATAATGGTGAGCCTAAGCACACAGCGGGTAAGCCAATAAGAGATTTGCTATTAAAAACAAACTCAAGGAATTTAGCAATATTTGTTGTTAGATATTTTGGCGGAATAAAACTCGGGGCTGGCGGAATTTCAAGGGCTTATTTAAAAAGTGCAATGATTGCTCTTAAAAAATTCAATGGAGAATAA
- a CDS encoding S41 family peptidase, with protein sequence MVKKRIWIPLTVAACVIAMSPIVAAPFLLNILKNKFYDSNIQNIKDSETPKQLNLYKNAELVNVSNGFLQEPSEIRVYQHKESEDYYINAIEVFKKMNNFFRLNGVNANNINNKFVLSNNGANVYFNEKDSTISFKNFNDFSFIKTTINRDYNKYINEQYTSFKLNKSDFKNINLAEYGFNFYVSGVNLYLPVSVFNLLFCSPNYFNLQFNGEKLMVSNYDATHDINFSNNEYVIDFYKDKSNIQNSKQRSTNLNFLALLFDHFHGLSNQIYKENGVKNFKELLKKHSLNEQILKNQVSEHEKSYYQIWYKYFDDLHSRIISKSYAAESSRFQINDGIYLSKRRDEFRSIYSKLVKLRREKNKLNKITHFYKDTARIILDSFLVGTHEQINSSDRFKYDSYWLMNDAISEIKRVDKDNKIKNIVLDISLNGGGSSAALQRVLGFITNRSQNLFIQDRMSEIYTNISFTIGTNQDGLYNYKDSYNNYNWYILAGKNTFSAANVLAHSAKTTKYAKLIGQKSGGGMFAVLPTVLPDGTHVDISSQSGWTSGTNNKIKSIDDLPYTEHGVEPDYYIPYEKFYDDNILENLFGN encoded by the coding sequence ATGGTTAAAAAAAGAATTTGAATACCGCTAACAGTTGCAGCTTGTGTAATAGCTATGAGTCCAATCGTAGCTGCTCCTTTTTTGCTTAATATTTTAAAAAACAAATTTTATGATTCTAATATTCAAAATATTAAAGATTCCGAAACACCAAAACAACTAAATCTATACAAAAATGCAGAGTTAGTTAATGTTTCTAATGGATTTTTACAAGAACCAAGTGAAATAAGGGTATATCAACATAAAGAAAGCGAAGATTACTATATTAATGCTATAGAAGTGTTCAAAAAAATGAATAATTTTTTTCGATTAAATGGAGTGAATGCAAATAATATTAACAATAAATTTGTGTTAAGCAACAATGGTGCAAATGTTTACTTTAATGAAAAAGATTCAACTATTTCATTCAAAAATTTCAATGATTTTTCCTTTATAAAAACAACAATTAATAGGGATTACAACAAATACATTAATGAACAATATACATCATTTAAGTTAAATAAGAGTGATTTCAAAAATATTAATTTAGCTGAATATGGATTTAATTTTTATGTTTCTGGTGTTAATCTTTATTTGCCAGTTTCTGTGTTTAATTTATTATTTTGTTCGCCAAATTACTTTAATTTACAATTTAATGGGGAAAAATTAATGGTAAGTAATTATGATGCTACCCATGATATTAATTTTTCAAATAACGAATATGTAATTGACTTTTATAAAGATAAATCAAATATACAAAACAGCAAACAACGAAGCACGAATTTAAATTTTTTAGCCCTACTTTTCGATCATTTTCACGGACTTTCGAATCAAATTTACAAGGAAAATGGGGTTAAAAATTTCAAAGAATTACTAAAAAAACATAGTTTAAATGAACAAATATTAAAAAATCAAGTTAGCGAACATGAAAAATCTTATTACCAAATTTGATACAAATATTTTGATGATTTACACTCAAGAATAATTTCAAAATCATATGCTGCGGAAAGTAGCAGATTTCAAATTAATGATGGAATTTATTTATCTAAACGCAGGGATGAATTTAGAAGTATTTATTCAAAACTAGTTAAATTAAGAAGAGAGAAAAATAAATTAAATAAAATAACTCATTTTTACAAAGATACAGCAAGAATTATTTTGGATTCATTTTTAGTTGGAACTCATGAACAAATAAATTCTAGCGATCGTTTTAAATATGACTCTTATTGATTGATGAACGATGCAATTAGTGAGATAAAACGAGTGGACAAAGATAATAAAATAAAAAATATTGTACTAGACATTTCATTGAATGGTGGCGGCTCAAGTGCTGCTCTGCAAAGAGTTCTTGGTTTTATAACAAATAGATCACAAAATCTATTTATACAAGATAGAATGAGTGAAATTTACACAAACATTAGTTTTACTATTGGCACCAACCAAGACGGGCTTTACAATTACAAAGATTCATATAATAATTACAATTGATATATTTTAGCGGGGAAAAACACATTTAGCGCAGCTAATGTGCTTGCGCACAGTGCTAAAACAACTAAATATGCTAAATTAATCGGACAAAAAAGTGGTGGTGGTATGTTTGCTGTTTTACCAACTGTTCTTCCTGACGGCACTCATGTTGATATTTCAAGTCAATCTGGCTGAACATCTGGAACTAATAATAAGATTAAATCGATTGATGATTTACCTTACACCGAACACGGAGTTGAACCAGATTACTACATTCCATATGAAAAATTTTATGACGATAACATATTAGAAAATTTATTTGGAAATTAA
- a CDS encoding phosphatidate cytidylyltransferase, with protein sequence MKKTLLNRILPGILIVVYILINTIPLSIFSHTSLVARIFSYIFVYTLFFIMIFELFSAMRIPKYWSAFYMIIFAPVVIFPLTMNLQWFDKGSIMPSDTNLVKLMSRAAQNLAKEPMIFLLPLISSISFILLETIIRKNSFVNSLTRFFVILSSTYILIIFIKIFQISIIYKGAWIYWFSVIIVSSATDITGWLAGKYFGRKFIKKPFAPVISPNKTWEGFIGSVLLGTIASFSVGFGFNLFNNHILNSLFGLFTPLISILGDLYFSYIKRINGIKDYSKMLGGHGGLLDRLDSNSFISFFSFMLLLFA encoded by the coding sequence ATGAAAAAAACATTGTTAAATAGAATTCTTCCAGGTATTTTAATTGTTGTTTATATTTTGATAAATACCATACCTCTTTCTATATTTTCGCACACTAGTTTAGTTGCGCGTATTTTTTCGTACATTTTTGTTTATACATTGTTTTTTATAATGATTTTTGAGTTATTTAGCGCAATGAGAATACCAAAATATTGGTCTGCATTTTATATGATTATTTTTGCTCCAGTAGTTATATTTCCCCTTACAATGAACTTACAGTGATTTGATAAAGGTTCAATCATGCCAAGCGACACCAACTTAGTTAAACTAATGTCAAGAGCAGCACAAAATTTAGCAAAAGAACCAATGATTTTTTTATTACCACTGATTTCGTCAATATCATTCATTTTGTTAGAAACAATAATTAGAAAGAATTCTTTTGTAAATTCATTAACTAGATTTTTTGTTATTCTTTCTTCCACTTATATATTGATTATATTTATTAAAATATTTCAAATATCAATAATTTATAAAGGTGCTTGAATTTATTGATTTAGTGTTATTATTGTGAGTTCTGCAACAGATATAACAGGTTGATTAGCTGGAAAATATTTTGGTCGCAAATTCATTAAAAAGCCTTTTGCGCCAGTTATTTCTCCTAATAAAACTTGAGAAGGATTTATTGGTTCTGTATTGCTTGGAACAATAGCATCATTCTCTGTTGGATTTGGATTTAATCTATTTAATAATCATATTTTAAACTCATTATTTGGTTTATTCACCCCATTGATATCAATATTAGGTGACTTGTACTTTTCATACATAAAACGAATAAACGGTATAAAAGATTACTCTAAAATGTTAGGCGGACACGGTGGCTTGCTTGATAGGCTTGATAGTAATTCATTTATATCATTCTTTAGTTTTATGTTGTTATTATTTGCATAA
- the frr gene encoding ribosome recycling factor: protein MELELYLMNFDEQAVKSIHHYEFELSKISTGRANPQLIKGIKIDYYGTMTPLEELANISVPEASQLLVKPFDVSSVKDIAKALMAANLGINPVDEGNQVRLTFPALTSDRRKELVKSLAKFTEQAKIGVRNARQDVLKAIKADEELSEDEQKRYQDTIQKQVDIKIELINKITQEKEKELTTL, encoded by the coding sequence ATGGAATTAGAACTATATTTAATGAATTTTGACGAACAAGCAGTAAAATCAATTCATCACTACGAATTTGAATTATCAAAAATTTCAACTGGTAGAGCAAACCCACAATTAATCAAAGGTATTAAAATTGATTACTATGGAACTATGACTCCTCTTGAGGAACTTGCAAATATTTCGGTTCCTGAAGCGTCTCAATTACTAGTTAAGCCTTTTGATGTATCTTCTGTTAAGGATATTGCAAAGGCATTAATGGCTGCTAATTTAGGAATTAATCCAGTTGATGAAGGAAATCAAGTTAGATTAACTTTCCCTGCTTTAACATCTGACAGAAGAAAAGAACTTGTAAAAAGTCTTGCAAAGTTCACTGAACAAGCTAAAATTGGTGTTAGAAACGCGCGTCAAGATGTACTAAAAGCTATAAAAGCAGACGAAGAGTTGAGTGAAGATGAACAAAAAAGATATCAAGATACTATTCAAAAACAAGTTGATATCAAAATTGAATTAATAAACAAAATAACTCAAGAAAAAGAAAAAGAACTTACAACATTATAA
- the pyrH gene encoding UMP kinase translates to MKFKRILVKLSGEGLANKSKSLAIDYVLVEKIALQLKKIVEKGVQVSVVIGGGNFWRGASAEKNGIPRNRADHIGMIATIMNGLALQSGFEKAGLKARVNSSLRIDERVAEYYINEKTIKYLENGEVVIFVGGTGRPYFTTDTAATLYASEIGADTIFMGKNGVKGIYDSDPKTNPVAKKFDKITYDEILERKLQVMDLTATAMARDNNIGLIVFDIQEPDAILRAIEGDIEFTEVTR, encoded by the coding sequence ATGAAATTTAAAAGAATTTTGGTTAAATTATCCGGTGAAGGGTTAGCAAATAAATCAAAGAGTTTAGCTATTGATTATGTTTTAGTTGAAAAGATTGCATTGCAACTTAAAAAAATAGTTGAAAAAGGTGTTCAAGTTAGTGTTGTAATTGGCGGTGGCAACTTTTGAAGAGGTGCAAGCGCTGAAAAAAATGGTATACCAAGAAATAGAGCTGACCATATTGGAATGATTGCAACAATAATGAACGGGTTAGCACTTCAAAGTGGATTTGAAAAAGCAGGCTTAAAAGCACGTGTAAACTCATCACTAAGAATAGATGAGCGTGTTGCTGAATACTATATAAATGAAAAAACTATTAAATATCTTGAAAATGGCGAAGTTGTTATTTTTGTAGGTGGGACTGGCCGCCCTTACTTTACAACAGATACCGCGGCAACACTATATGCATCTGAAATTGGCGCTGACACAATATTTATGGGTAAAAATGGAGTGAAAGGCATATATGATTCAGATCCAAAAACTAATCCTGTAGCTAAAAAATTTGACAAAATTACATATGATGAAATTCTAGAAAGAAAATTACAGGTCATGGACCTAACTGCAACAGCAATGGCCCGTGATAATAATATTGGTTTGATTGTTTTTGATATACAAGAACCAGATGCAATATTAAGAGCTATTGAAGGCGATATCGAATTTACAGAGGTAACAAGATAA